A window of Desulfuromonadales bacterium genomic DNA:
CCGTACGTGTAGCCGGCGAGGAGGGCCGTCTCCCGGGTCTCGCCCAGCTCCAGGGTCAGCGGGTCGCTGATGAAATGGCTGTGGAACACGCCGAAGGGGAGGTACTGGCGGCCGACGCGGCCGGACCAGGGGCCGTGCGCGAAGTTGATGGCGGCCTCGTCGACTTCGAGGTCGGTGTCATCGGCCCCGAAGGCTCCCTCCTCGAACAGGAAGATGATGTCGCCGCTGATCGCCTCGGTGAGCTTGACACCGAGACCGAACTGGGCGGTGGCGAGCGCCAGGTCGCTGGCGGCGTCGGAGGTGCCGTCCTTGAACTCGACGTCGGCGGCTGCGGCCTCCACCTCGAGCAGCCCTGAGATGGTGATCCTCTCGGTGATCTTCGCCGCCAGACCGGCGCCTTTCTTCTCGGCCAGGGTGTGGTAGATCTCGGCTTGGCGTTCCTCCAGGAGGCGCAGGCGCTCTTCGGCCGACAGATTGCGGATTGCCGTTGCCGCCTCTTCAGCGTCGCCGTGGGCGAAGGTCAGGGCGGGAGAGGCTAGCGCCAGCAGGCCGGCAAGGATCAGGGCAGGGATGGATCGGGACATCTTGTTTCTGGACATTTCCTTCATTCCTCCTTGGAGAGTTTAATACAAGTTAAGCAGTTCCGCAGCGTGCAGACGCCGCAGGAGTGGTACTGGAACACCGGGATGTTCTGGGTTCTGGCCACGCTGACCGCCTCGTGCCGGGCACGGTGCGACACCTTGTTGGTGAAGATGAGCACGGCGTCGACGTTCTTGAGTTTGGCGCCGATGTTGGCTTCCGACTGATTGAAAACCCGCAGTTCGACGCCGGCCTGCGCCGCTTCCAGCCGGTAGTGCCGTTCCAGCCGGGCCATCCCGCCGATCACCGCGACGCACATGCCGCCCTCCTTAAATCATAACGATATTCATTTTCAATTGATGCCCCGCAAAAAGCCTCCCCTGCAGATGAGCCGACCGCATGCAGGCAATCGACGGGGGTAGCGCAGCGAGCCAGCCGCCGGGCCATGCGGCAGCGGCTCTGGCGGAAAGCTTCGGCGAGCCCGAGGCTGCCGGCGGGATCGCCGTAGATTTTCCAGGGACCCTGGCAGGTGAAGGGCAGGGGCGCCCAGCCCATGAAACCGGCCACGTCCTTGAGCGGGTAGCCGAGAAAAACCCCGATTTCGTGGGGAAACCCTGCCGCCGGGATCCGTGCTTGCAGCTCCGTCAAAGACGCTTGCGGGTCGGCCGGGTTGGTGTAGCCGGCCTTGCGGAGAAACCCCGCGACGTTCGGCCGGGCGAGCAGGGCCGCGAGTGTCTGCGGCCGGTAGAGCAGCAGCAGCAGCGAATCGCCCCGGTCGGCCAGCTCCCGGACGGCCAGGCCGCCTTGCCGCGCCAGAGTGGCCCCGTGGCGCTGCCACATCCGGTAGAGGTTGCGGCCGCAGGCCCGGCGGCGGTTGGCGACGTTGATCAGGTTCGCCGGTTTTTCCCCATCGAGGACTTCTGCCGCTTCGAGGGCGAGGAATGCGGCCAGGCATTCCCGTTCATCGGCGAAACGCTCCGCCAGATCATGCCAGACCGGCCGTCTTTGCTCATCGGAGCGATGGTGCTGCATTTTCAACCTCCTGCTTGGGAAGGTGATCCCGAGACGCCCAATCGGGCGTCTCGGCCAGATACGTATGAATTACCGTTTCGACGAGCAGTCGCAGCCGCTGCAATCGTGACACGACCCTTTTTTCTTCCAGAACGAGCGGTAGAAGAGGTAGCCCGCTCCGCCCAGGATCACTGCCATCCAGATGATATCGACGATGCCCATCTCAGCCTCCGAGTCCGAGGAAGGTCCCGCCCTGGTAGATCACCAGGGAGACGGTCCAGGCGAGGGCCATCTGGTAGACGAAGGCGACCCCGAACCACTTCCAGGAGCCGAACTCCTGGCGCATGGCGATGGCGACCACCACGCAGGGCATATAGAGCAGGACGAAGACCATGAAGGCGTAGGCGGACAGCGGCGTGAAGGCGCCGCCGACGGCCGTCTTGAGGGGGGAGGCCCCTTCCTCGTCCTCCGCCGCCAGGCTGGAAACACCGAAGGTGGCGACGACGTTGGCGCCCGCGTCCTTGAAGGCGCCGCCGAAGGAGACGACGATCTCCTTCAGGTCCTCGCCCAGGGTCGGCGTCGCCGCTTCTTCCTCGGTCGCCGCTTCCTCCGCCAGCGCCTCGGGGGCATAGATCTCGCCCATGGTGCCGACGACGATCTCCTTGGCGATCAGGCCGGTGATGAGCGAAGAGGAGGCCTCCCAGTTGCCGAAGCCGAGCGGCTCGAAGATCGGGGCGATCAAGGCGCCGGTCTGGCCGAGGTAGGAGTCGCGCTTGCTCTCGACGCCCCAGGGGGTGTTGAGCAGGAACCAGACGAAGACCGAGACGGCCAGGATGTAGGTGCCGGCCTTGATCAGGAAGTGCTTCCCCTTCTCCCAGGTGTGGATCAGCAGGCTCTTGAGCGTCGGCATCCGATAGGGCGGCAGCTCCATGATGAACATCGGCGCTTCGCCGCGGAAGAGGGTCTTCTTGAAGATCACGCCCATGACGATGGCGAGCAGAATCCCCAGCACGTAGAGGGACCAGATGACGCTGCCGGCGGCCGTGCCGAAGAAGACCCCGGCGAACAGGACGTAGACCGGCAGGCGCGCCCCGCAGCTCATCAGCGGCAGCAGCAGGGCGGTCAGGGCCTTGTCCCGCGGGTTCTCCAGGGTGCGGGTGGCGTAGATGCCGGGCACGTTGCAGCCGAAGCCGAGCAGCATCGGGATGAAGCTCTTGCCGTGCAGGCCGATGG
This region includes:
- a CDS encoding LbtU family siderophore porin; amino-acid sequence: MSRNKMSRSIPALILAGLLALASPALTFAHGDAEEAATAIRNLSAEERLRLLEERQAEIYHTLAEKKGAGLAAKITERITISGLLEVEAAAADVEFKDGTSDAASDLALATAQFGLGVKLTEAISGDIIFLFEEGAFGADDTDLEVDEAAINFAHGPWSGRVGRQYLPFGVFHSHFISDPLTLELGETRETALLAGYTYGPATLSAFVFNGDAEKTRNEDHIRDWGASLVVAPTEGVELGGSYLSDLADTDA
- a CDS encoding DUF2325 domain-containing protein encodes the protein MCVAVIGGMARLERHYRLEAAQAGVELRVFNQSEANIGAKLKNVDAVLIFTNKVSHRARHEAVSVARTQNIPVFQYHSCGVCTLRNCLTCIKLSKEE
- a CDS encoding DUF3793 family protein produces the protein MQHHRSDEQRRPVWHDLAERFADERECLAAFLALEAAEVLDGEKPANLINVANRRRACGRNLYRMWQRHGATLARQGGLAVRELADRGDSLLLLLYRPQTLAALLARPNVAGFLRKAGYTNPADPQASLTELQARIPAAGFPHEIGVFLGYPLKDVAGFMGWAPLPFTCQGPWKIYGDPAGSLGLAEAFRQSRCRMARRLARCATPVDCLHAVGSSAGEAFCGASIENEYRYDLRRAACASR
- a CDS encoding FeoB-associated Cys-rich membrane protein, whose product is MGIVDIIWMAVILGGAGYLFYRSFWKKKGSCHDCSGCDCSSKR